The Chrysemys picta bellii isolate R12L10 chromosome 12, ASM1138683v2, whole genome shotgun sequence genome has a segment encoding these proteins:
- the LOC103306663 gene encoding uncharacterized protein LOC103306663 isoform X1, whose protein sequence is MELSPEKVKRPGPPAVNTCWGWWHCSVAVDGLTPSPGWELQAEEFTLGGRCTCLAGRGISCWHNSLRAAVDSPSRAVREAGREIPDPRAEMELVRRLQHVKKPVPLSSSSVSVLLRGFVADVSCELLYRNEEPGPVEVVFKFPVDAEAAVYAFRACLGGGLHPGPAPREETGAGAVWGRAGRGAELVPPAAGGGRGRCVQLLPGESAPREGGGADPALRL, encoded by the exons ATGGAGCTTAGCCCAGAGAAGGTGAAGAGGCCTGGCCCCCCGGCTGTAAATACCTGCTGGGGGTGGTGGCACTGCAGCGTGGCAGTGGATGGTCTGACGCCATCCCCTGGCTGGGAGTTGCAGGCAGAGGAATTCACACTAGGAGGGAGGTGCACCTGTCTGGCAGGGAGGGGAATTAGCTGCTGGCACAACTCCCTGAGGgctgcggtggattctccatcccgaGCTGTGCGTGAAGCTGGACGGGAG ATCCCCGACCCCAGAGCCGAGATGGAGCTGGTCAGGAGGCTGCAGCACGTCAAGAAGCCAG tgcccCTGAGCAGCAGCTCGGTGTCGGTGTTGCTCCGAGGCTTCGTGGCTGACGTGAGCTGCGAGCTGCTCTACAGGAACGAGGAGCCGGGGCCCGTGGAGGTCGTGTTCAAGTTCCCCGTGGACGCTGAGGCAGCTGTCTACGCCTTCCGGGCCTGTCTGGGTGGGGGCCTGCATCCAGGCCCAGCTCCACGAGaagaaacag GCGCAGGAGCTGTATGGGGACGCGCTGGCCGGGGGGCAGAGCTcgttcctcctgcagcaggagggggccGGGGGCGATGTGTTCAGCTGCTCCCTGGGGAATCTGCCCCCCGGGAAGGAGGCGGTGCTGACCCTGCGCTACGTCTGTGA
- the LOC103306663 gene encoding uncharacterized protein LOC103306663 isoform X2, with the protein MELVRRLQHVKKPVPLSSSSVSVLLRGFVADVSCELLYRNEEPGPVEVVFKFPVDAEAAVYAFRACLGGGLHPGPAPREETGAGAVWGRAGRGAELVPPAAGGGRGRCVQLLPGESAPREGGGADPALRL; encoded by the exons ATGGAGCTGGTCAGGAGGCTGCAGCACGTCAAGAAGCCAG tgcccCTGAGCAGCAGCTCGGTGTCGGTGTTGCTCCGAGGCTTCGTGGCTGACGTGAGCTGCGAGCTGCTCTACAGGAACGAGGAGCCGGGGCCCGTGGAGGTCGTGTTCAAGTTCCCCGTGGACGCTGAGGCAGCTGTCTACGCCTTCCGGGCCTGTCTGGGTGGGGGCCTGCATCCAGGCCCAGCTCCACGAGaagaaacag GCGCAGGAGCTGTATGGGGACGCGCTGGCCGGGGGGCAGAGCTcgttcctcctgcagcaggagggggccGGGGGCGATGTGTTCAGCTGCTCCCTGGGGAATCTGCCCCCCGGGAAGGAGGCGGTGCTGACCCTGCGCTACGTCTGTGA